In Papaver somniferum cultivar HN1 chromosome 9, ASM357369v1, whole genome shotgun sequence, the genomic stretch AACTGTCCAATTCCCCAACAAAATGTGCATTCAATTAGTACGTTAAATAAGTTTTCAGAATGACCCTTCATTTTGTATGATTAAAATGTATTCTTTATGGTGGGACCAAATTAAACAAAGACGATTTAGAAAGTGGGTTCTCCTAAAGGCTAAGTGTGGATTATATTCTAAGAAATCATTTCAGAAGATTACTTATGCTGTTGTTACTGTTAATgtgaatgatgatgaagaagaaagatcTACGCAGTCGGGTCAGTGTGAACCTGAAGCTTTCATATGTCAGGTCTGAGAGGCGATTCCCCCAAAGCCTTATTTTAAAGATCCAAAGTCAGGATTTTGATGGTTCTTGCGTAACTGATGGAAGATGGAAACATATCAAATTAATTCCCTAATTCTGCATTAAATTAGTTCATTTTTTCCAAGATGTTGTGATATGGAAGCCTATTCCGATATGGCTTTCAACCACGTTGGCTGGTAAATCTTATAAATAAAAGTCTAGGTTGCCTTAAGAAAACAAGTGAAATGTGGAAAGACCCTACTTTACTATAGTTGTCAATAACAAATGATGTCTCCTGGACTTTTCAAaacggaaaaacaaaaagaaatggagGGTGGGAGTCAATCTTAAACCAGAACAAGCTTGCACAGAGCAACGTACACATAGCTTCTAAGGCAAATACTTCAGTAACAACAAGAAGGGAAAAGAATAAGCATCAGGTGACCGCTAATCTCTTTTGCTGATGCAAATGTCATGCCTCTGCTCATTTTACTTCATAGTTATTATTTTCTTCTGACCTCTTTAAAAGATAATTCGTACATAGTCTTGATCAAGTAGGAAGCGATATGAGTGCAATCAGATATATGTTCATCGTTGGATTATGTGCAGCAAATATAATAAGAGGTTGTAATCAGCGGGCAAGAGGCCTTAAACAAGCAAAAGTTGCATAAAAGATACTGTTAGTGTATGCCCACGACATTACACATGCGGACAATCCACTGGTGGTGGACTGTAGGGAAACTGAGGAATTCTTAGAAAGTGGTTTACCCCACACATCTTCTGATTTGAATATACATTTTGCCACATGTGTAGGAAATTTCACGCAGTTAATTTTTGCACTGTAGTCATGATTTTCATgcttcttttttttatcaaagaaCTAGGTCAATTGGGTTAGTGATATATGGTTAAGAGTTTGACGCACCAAGGGATGTGTAGGAACGTTGGGAAGTAGAGGTTAGCGTTAGAGCTGCTAAAATGATGAATTTACACGTATGTGTAACAAGATTGGGATGTAGAGAACTATTTAGTAGTAATATCAATAACGTGAAATAATAAACGCAATTCAGGATCACGGAGAAACAGGAGTAGTGACCTTAAATATAATTAAAAAGCAGAAATATGTCTTACGGAGATGCTAAAACAAGCGTAACAAACATGCATACCTCTTCCACAATCCGGTAAACTTCAACAATTGAACTCCCATGTCGTTGTTGAGCCGATATCGGATTCCATGCCTGCACACAATATTTCACAACCATTAATGTGGCATCAAACCAGAATGATTCATTAGGCGAGAGAATAGAACCATCAACTCATATAAAAGACGAATTCAAGGTATAAATTTCAATTATATCTTAAAGTCACAAAGACCTTCCTTACGAGTTGAAGCTGAGATGGATTCAGTTGGTCTGTCCGTAGTTATCAAACTCATGTGTGCTCTCAATTTTTAAGCGAAGCGTTTATCCACTAAGACAGAAAACCCAAGTTCTATAATAAATCAAACAAACAGTTGCTTTACATCCTTGAACTAGAGGACTTTTTACATCCCACCATCAGAAAATCGTGGTCTCAAGGGCACTAAGCCAGTCATAGGAACCCAAGTTATATTGGGGCACTCTCCCTTCAAGGACCAAGAGCTGCTTcttttaagcaaacccctcttaGAATATTGGTCTGTAACCTGAGTGATATAGTTGCATGGAAAAAAAGTAATATACATATTTCATAAAAAGTTCAGATATTACCTCTTGTTGAATAGCACGTTCAACCCATGATAATATTCTTCCAAGTTGTGAATTCACCCAACGTAACACTAGTGTCCCAGATATAGTTTCAAGCTGAAAAAAGTACAAAGATACCCAAAGTTGTCAATTCAAACATATGAACCATATGAAGCCAAAATCTGACAACTTTTGTGAGACAAAACCTAACAGATCCTGACATTGTGACCCGTACAAAGAAAGGATGTACAACAAAAAAATAAGTGaagcaacaacaagaagaaacatCCAAAGGAGTTGTAGAAGAGTTAGCCTAAATGTCGTCAATGTGAAGGACGGACAAAATGAAAATCAAGCCATGGATACATAAAAAGCTAGAAAGAGTAAAACCTACACAACTATAGGGTGGAAAACAGGGAGATAAAGACAATGACCtaaaaatagaaataatattcagAACTAACAAACATAAAAATCTTAGAGGAAAATATAACTAAAGCAAGACTTATGTCCAAACAGAAGGGAGGGGAAATGAAACAAGAAGAAGTCCCCAATTATGTAAAACTTGCAGCTTCACCTGATATAAAGTTACTTTCCCCCTCAAGTATGCGTCGGCAGTTTCCTCTCCACACGAAGAAATAACAAGTGTAATTACATACTGCTCAAGACTTTCAGCTGCCGGAAATACAGACACAACATCCTCTGTAAGGTGCTCAACGCCATCAAGAAAAGGTTTCTGACAAACAAATGCTTAAATAAGTCCTCATTTCTTACAACTCAGTATAACGTTAGTGTGGTGGATGAGCAATAAAATGTGGGAATCGGATTATATAGTTTTAAGGGTATAAATATACCAGCTTGTTTCCATAAAGCTTGTGAAGAAGAGATGCTGCAAAAGCAGTTGCTCGGGGATACCACTGAGATAAAATTGGCATGAACAAGCTAGAATCCTTCCTCAGAAGTTTTTGGGTCTCCATTGCAAGTGATGCTAATGGATGTTCATGTGTCCCAGCAGCTTTGCTTTCAACATCAAGTATAATCTGTATAGAAAGATGACAGAAATCAAGCTAGTTGGTTTAAGTGGGCCTCTCTGACAAACAACGAACCGCTAATCTTATGGCACAatcaacaaatttttttattaacttTTTATCTCTTCTATTTTCTActtgagcaataaataaaattaatactATCTGAAAACATCTGCTTGCTTGAAATGAAATTTGTAAACAAAATCACTTTCTGGATACAACCCCTCTTTCCGAAATGAAAGATAAAAGGTTGATAAAGTCTGGAAGTGTTTAGAATCAACATTTAGAGCAGCTACTGCATCAACTTAAATTTAACCAATAACAGTAATGCTGGAATGGAGATGATGATGAGGTTAGCAAGGTTGTACTAATAATTAGTGTGCTACTGCTGCTGGAGTGGCACTAGATAGAGTCTATGCAATAAAGGTGGAAGCGGTGGCATCCTCGTTGAATGCAGAGATAATCATCGTAGTGACAGTTGCAGATGACAGATATATCTTTTTTATTCCGTCTAGAATTGATTGTACAGTATGCGTGCTTATAACCTACCCCTTATGCCTTGCATTAACGATCTAGAATGTCTAGAAACAGTTCAGTCCTTATCCAGCATGGGCATGATAGCATTGAGTGGGTGCTGTGATAAACCTTTATACTGCCTAACTTCACGAGCTGAATATAAGCGGAATCCCGCTCACATCCACCACAGAGTAAAAAAGCATGCAGTTTAGGTATTCATGTATTCTGAAACAAATTGAATGAGTACCAGGAACGTTTTCCAGTAAATTTCCAAAAACTTTTTGGTCAATACAGCATCTTCCCGGCGGGAGTTCATGATGCTATCATAGACCAACTACGAACTTCTGAATGTATGCAAAGTTCAGTTGCTCACCCTTGAAAATTCACTTTTTAAGGATGATGATATATATGATTCAATATGGTCCTTTTCCGTGGATTGTGTCATCTGCGTGAAAAGAGCATATCAACTTTTAGCTACTTGTTTGTTTTCATTTGAATAAAAGCTACAAAAAAAGAACATACTTCAGTTCAATGAAAGAAAAAATTTAGGATTTCAACTTGAGAATCAGCATAACATTTGAGACGCCCAAATATTGCAAACATGTGCACTCCCTTTTCCAGGTGCCCATTCATAAAATACATGCACATTGTCTATTTACCTGATCTGGTTCTTCCACTAGAAGTCTTCGCGCACTCATTGCAACAGTAAGTATATCCTGCAATGCTGATGCCCCCTGAAAGTATGAAGATAGCTGAAATCAGAAACTCTGTTGGCGATCGGCCTTGCCAACCGATAAAATTAGAGATTTATTGATTTTGTCAAGATAAGCCAAACGACCTAATGGGTTGCACAAgcataatcaaaaaaaaaaagtcaagaaGTAAGAAGGTTTATTTTGTAATCTGGAGACAGTATTCATAGTTGTTACAGAAATTAGACATGTTAATGCACATGTTGCACAGTGATGAGTCACGGATGTGCCTGCATGGCAACAGCAATTAAATTTATGAGTAAAATAAAACATAATTTCCTTAAATGCTACCAAAAGTTTGTATACCTCTGCGAACTGCAGGTGGTAGTCTCCAAGCTGTTTATCAGCCCATCCCTGAATGGGTGAAAGCAAGGACTGTAGAAAAGTCAATTCCTGAAACCCGTCGTCGCTTTCAACTTTGGAACGAAGACTTTTCAAGTGTAATCTTTCCTGCGGACCTCGCTGTTCCTTCAATGGTATTTTCTTCAATTGTCCAATGGCATACTTCAAGATTTCTGACTCACCTGTAACAACAAACTGGATTGACAGAGCATTTGAGATAGTTGTCAGCCTTAAGTTACACATAAAAGATATAGGGTATAATGAATACACATATAAAGGTTACACAGAATATTTATATATCCTCGATTAGTAAATATTTTATTGTGGGCGAGGACatttaaaaaagaaaacatgggcAACACTGAGGGTATAATAACGAATAAAACATAATCATTTAACGGAATCATCACCAGTAAAATGTTCATATTTACAAAGGAAATCTAAACACAAATTCATACATCAAATGTCTGCAATTTTCCTAAGCTCGTCCTATAATGCAATTTTCCTAAGCCCATCCTTTAAATATAATAAGAAACTTGTCTGCTTGTACATTTCTTCATCACCACACAGCTGAGTCAAGAGTCTAGACTTCTGAGTCTCGCTAGGACTGAACGATTATGAAACAGCATGGTACACTGGTAACAATACTAGAGTGGATgtcaaataattctaaaacacgTGGTGCATTAAACAACTGTAGAATGGAAGGAGCACTTCCTTAGATCTATAATACCTGGCGGAATAATACCCATGCATAGCAAGTATAATGGATGGTCTCTGTGATCCCTAAAACGCGCCATGTTGATTTCAGAAGCTCAAGAATTTCTTCAACTTCCTGAATGTAAAAAACAGGCAAGAGCGGTCAACACTGTGTTAGATATAAGGGTCACTAAACCCAACGCCATGAAGGGGGTTTGAGGCGATTCTATATGGGAAGACAAAAACCTCTGTAAGCTTTCCTTCATCCAACATATCAAAAACACTACAGAGCAACTTCTCATAGAGACAAATGTTGAGGTGATAGCCATCTGCCCAATGGCATACTTCACCAGTTAGGTCGCCCCGAGCTGGCCTTTCGACAAGTGGTATAGCAATTTCCCTAAGAGATCTTAAACATTCTGTTCGTTGGAGTTCACCAGCAGTAGGTGGAAGAGActgtaaaaacaaaaaattaaaattaaaacaactaTCAACGAAAAGAAATGGACTACAACAAAGTATTTGACATAAAAACGAGAAAAGGCAAGAAGTCAATCATTAAAGCTTATGTCTAAGAGCATCCAGTTATAAGTAATAAATATGCAAACATAGAAGACTATAGAGGAAGTAATTCGTAGGAGGATCACTATACAAGACCAGAACGTAAATAGAGAAAGAATCCAATACAATTAGGTATTTGCATCATATGAAAAATAATCCAAGAAACAAGCACCTCAGATTCCTCAATCTTCCTCAATAAAATTCTCGACTCACTCGCTTTACGACCAGACTCCCCAAAGCCAACAGCAGGATGATTTATAAGCCCTTCTTCTAATATGTTCAACTGTGCCAGAGAAGTTTATAAAGGAATTCATCAAAATATATCCTTGATATGTTATTACTATACCTTGGCGGAAGGACCACATACCTGCCTCTTTAACCATCGTAGATACGTTCTCTTATCGGCAAACTCTGTTCGTGATATACAGCACAGCAATTCCAGCGGAACCAATAAAGTGTCCATTCTCTTCCCAACTTTACCATCCAGGGCATGAAGAAGGCCTTGCCTGGTTCTTATATCCATTGCCTCTGATATCTGCATGAATAGCTTTTTAAGTtgttaaaaaggaaaaaagatctGTAACAACTCTGATAAGCTAATGCAATCTTATTAAACCATTTACATTTGTTGGCAAACGTGCAAGACAGCTCTTTTATTAATAAGACAAAAAGGTAGACAATACATATATAGAAGGTATGTCTTAAAATAGAAGTCAAAATTTTAAACCTGGAAACTTCGTATTTGAAACTAATCCTAAAAGTCCACAAACTCAAAAATGAAAGAGTGTAATACTTGCCTCTAGTTGAACACGCATGGTCTCCAACAAACCAACTAATCCAGTCGCACGTTGAGGGGGTGCAACATGGTCACTCTTACTACGACCAAGCTTCTTAAGCAATTTGGATTTCttgtctttctttttctcttttgacGGTACAATGAGACCGCTGTGCACAGAATGAAAACATATTGGATGCCAAAGAAGGGAAACAGAATAGACG encodes the following:
- the LOC113309570 gene encoding protein unc-13 homolog isoform X2; the protein is MDSDEENGTKLLQRYRRDRRVLLSFILSGSLIKRVVMPPGAVSLDDIDLDQVSIDYVLECAKKGGMLELSEAIRDYHDRTSFPVTSSSADEFFLVTAPECSGSPPRRAPPPILIDMPSPIMPNLSKSQSLHSTRQELSVDDIDDFTDDDNEEEVNSLRISRRTPNDATDLHLGLPSFASGITDDDLRESAFEILLACAGASGGLIVPSKEKKKDKKSKLLKKLGRSKSDHVAPPQRATGLVGLLETMRVQLEISEAMDIRTRQGLLHALDGKVGKRMDTLLVPLELLCCISRTEFADKRTYLRWLKRQLNILEEGLINHPAVGFGESGRKASESRILLRKIEESESLPPTAGELQRTECLRSLREIAIPLVERPARGDLTGEVCHWADGYHLNICLYEKLLCSVFDMLDEGKLTEEVEEILELLKSTWRVLGITETIHYTCYAWVLFRQFVVTGESEILKYAIGQLKKIPLKEQRGPQERLHLKSLRSKVESDDGFQELTFLQSLLSPIQGWADKQLGDYHLQFAEGASALQDILTVAMSARRLLVEEPDQMTQSTEKDHIESYISSSLKSEFSRIILDVESKAAGTHEHPLASLAMETQKLLRKDSSLFMPILSQWYPRATAFAASLLHKLYGNKLKPFLDGVEHLTEDVVSVFPAAESLEQYVITLVISSCGEETADAYLRGKVTLYQLETISGTLVLRWVNSQLGRILSWVERAIQQEAWNPISAQQRHGSSIVEVYRIVEETVDQFFALKVPMRSGELNSLLNGIDNAFQVYTNHVVDKLVSKEDLIPPVPILTRYKKESGIKAFVKKESVDPRLPDERRSSQINDLTTPKLCVRLNTLFYAISQLNNLEDSIQQRWTKKKPRENLNIKRSMDGKSRSFAQKDSFDGSRKDINAAIDRVSEFTGTKIVFWDLREPFINNLYRPNVSQSRLELLIDPLDLKLKPRMEAKDRNGNDQSLMVCLVPKAGNY